A genomic region of Taeniopygia guttata chromosome 28, bTaeGut7.mat, whole genome shotgun sequence contains the following coding sequences:
- the ATP5F1D gene encoding ATP synthase subunit delta, mitochondrial (The RefSeq protein has 2 substitutions compared to this genomic sequence) translates to MAAMLCARRLLRIARSSPPLPPTRGYADPAGGPAAMAFTFASPTQVFYNGANVKQVDVPTLTGSFGILASHVPTLQVLRPGVVTVHAEDGTATKYFVSSGSVSVHADSTVQVLAEEAVTMDMLDLATAKSNLEKAVSEMAAASDEAAKAEAQIKVEANEALVKALE, encoded by the exons atggccgCGATGTTGTgcgcccgccgcctcctccgccTCGCCCGGCGctcgccgccgctgccccccaCCCGCGGCTACGCCGATCCCGCCGGCGGCCCCGCTGCCATGGCCTTCACTTTCGCTTCACCCACACAG GTGTTCTACAACGGAGCCAACGTGAAGCAGGTGGATGTGCCCACGCTGACCGGCTCCTTTGGCATCCTGGCATCCCACGTCCCCACGCTCCAGGTGCTCCGGCCGGGCGTTGTCACCGTCCATGCCGAGGATGGGACGGCCACCAAGTACTTTG TGAGCAGCGGCTCTGTCAGTGTCCACGCCGACTCCACGGTGCAGGtgctggcagaggaggcagTGACCATGGACATGCTGGACCTGGCT ACTGCAAAATCCAACCTGGAGAAAGCTGTGTCAGAGATGGCAGCAGCGTCTGATGAAGCTGCTAAAGCAGAAGCTCAGATTAAGGTAGAAGCTAACGAAGCCCTGGTAAAGGCTCTGGAGTAA